The DNA region TGTACCGTTAAGTTTCACAAAACTGTTCTTTCTGTTGGTAAATTGTTGGttcttttttttatttatgttgtattatTGCAGTTTGGAGATGACTCGTCACGTTTCAATGATCTCAATTTCTTTATCGCCAAAGGAGCTTAACAAAAATTCACCTGGGTATTTTGTTTgtctttcttccttttcctaGAACTAGTTAGGTTCTATGAGTACAGCTATGCTTAGTGTATTTATAAGTAATGTTGTTGCTCTTTTGCAGGTATCAAGCTCCCCTGCATTCGGAACAACTTAAGCCACAAAGATACCAGCAACCTCAGCAGTATCAACAGCACCAGCCAAGACAAAATCAAGGTCAAACAGGTGAACAAACTGCTAGTAAATTTAGTTCCTTTTTTGTCATTAATATAATTGCTAACCTGTTTATAATGTATTGAAGATTCATATGGACGTGGTCGAGGTAGAGGCAGGGGGCGAGGAAGGGGATGGGGTGGCCGGGGTGGGTATGGTGGAGGCTATGGTGGATATGAATATGATAACCAAGGAGGTTATGGTGGTGGATATGGACACCAAGGCGGATATGGACACCAAGGTGGATATGGGAACCAGGGAGGATACCACAACCAAGGTGGTTATGGGGGTTATGGTTACAACCAAGGTGGATATGGAGGATATGGTAAGTACTAGGAGTGTCTGTTTACCTTATTATTCAAGTTTGCAACATCATTGCTGAAGTGATAATAATGAGATGATCACTAACCCAGGAATTCAGTGCCATCAGATTGCTTCATTTCATATGTTCAGCTTTTTCTTTGTTTTATCTTTTTTATTCTATAGAGCCATTTGTGATACTATTTTGTCATCAGAAAATGGTGGTGGCTGGAACTACAACCGGAacagaggaggtggtggtggccgaGGGCGAGGCAACTGGGGCTATGGTGGTATGTACAGTCTCAGTAATCTGTGCTTTATAGGTTTTTTCATCAGTTGACCTCTTTGTCTGCCACTTATCCTTGGATCATGACTGTTTTAAGGGTGTATCAAGTATTTTTTAGAAATGGTCAAGTTtatgttagttttcttttattccttTGGTAGATAGGCTATCATGTAATTTCTACATCACTGTGGCCCAAGTTCCCACCCACCTATTTATTGGTCCCTCATTGTGCACTGCAATCATTTGCCAAGCAATAACTTAGGTTGCAGGTAACTACTGTAGCACGAAGGTTTTTTAAAAATGCAGAATTGCAGTATGTTGGGTTTGTTTTATTTTAATCGGTGCATCTGTTGAAGGTACATGGTTTACTTTTTTAGTATCTGGTTTCTCATTTGTGCTTATCCTTTTAGATTGATAGAACGTTTGTGAGGTCATTTGTTGCTTGCAGTGCCGTCTTAAACAACTTGTGGCACTCTATATTATACACAGGTCCTGGATATGACCGTGGTGGCAGAGGTGCAGGCGGCCCAGGCGGCAGGGGCTATGCACGGGGCCGTGGACGAATGGGTGGTGGCCGTGGACGCAATCAAAACTACTAGATCATCAAGGGTTGGATGTGCTAACCCGCTCATGTGGTTCTGTATGGCAATGGAAAGgggaacaaaaaaaaaagataaggGTGCTTTCCATTGCTGGAACTGTAGTGCTGTTCCCCAATCTTCCCGGATTTTAGTATAATGGCAAATGGTGCCTGTACCATTGCTTCAATTCTGTGGGATTTTGACATGAGTGTTAAGTTTTCCCTGGGACACCTTTCCTGTATTTAAGAGTGCATTTTTGATAGTTTTATCAGCAGTCCAGGTCTGCCTCTTGCAATCCTGTGGGTTTTCATGGCAAGTTCATCCAATTGATAGGAGTATATCATTTGTCTCTAGAAAAAATCTGCTGCACATAGGGCCTAGCTGCACATGGCCATGACTATGAAAGTTGAGTACCGGTTTTCCGGCTCTATTATCGTACTCGATTTCCTTTAACATTCTTTAATATCACTGTAATTCCTACAGTATTGCTGTGTTGACAATTGTCATTCCTGTTTAGCACTGACATACGGCCTGAAAACGTAACTATCACGAAAGTTGTTTTTCTATATGCACACAGGACGGGACACGGGTGAGCGGTCGCTGTTAAATCACTTGAAAGAGAGAGGGAACCTCAGGTGAAACGGAAGGGGATCCAGCAGGTATGACGGCGGCACCAACCGAAGCCCCTCACTCAGATGTCTAAACTCTCGAGTTCCTTAGGCAGCTCAAAGCAACGCAATGGACACAGCCTTTGACTGAAGAGTGAAGGCCATTTACATCAAATCTTTCAATTGAAAACCTGAAGGAAATTTGTTCCAAATCTAGGATCAAGCTTTGTTACCTAATTGGCTGAATACAACAGACTCAACGTGAGGATACAACAAAAAAGAAATTGTCGATTTCACAGCAATTTAACCAAAACAAGAAATTGCGATAGTTGGGTTCTTTTTTTGGTAGGtttttttttcatattttagtgGTAGAAGCAGTGTCCTCCATGTAAGAAGTTCTTCAAGCTCCAGGGATAAGCTTATCATAAAGTTTGTTTGCAATCCCATGTTGAAACCACATCATTGCAGTTACTAGATAAGATTGAATGAAGAGGCAAACATTGTAGCCATCTATCAAAACTGTACAAGCTTTTTCGTGTGCCTAACAATCAACCATTTCCAGCGAGTTGGATGAGTGTGGCACAGTAAGCGCAAGGAGAAACTGATGATGGCCCGTCCCACACGACACCACCGCTGCAGCGGGCCCGGGCGCCGGGTCTCCTCCTCTCATTTGGATGGATCATGGATCTCTCCAGTGCCACGTCCTTCGCGTCACGAGAAGTGGGGCTTCTTATCAGGCGCGACCTAGCTACTGGACACGGCGCGATGAACTTGACCCGCTATGCAGGCTCCGGCCCGACCGCCGCGTCAATTGAGGAGTGAACCTGGACGGGTCCCCGTCCCCATGCGCGGCGCGGGCAGGTTCACGATCCGGTGCCGTCGCGGCTGGTTATAAACAGGGTCAGCTCCTCCTCCGCGTATCGCCATCGTGTCTAACCGTACGGCAGCGAGCgaggaagcagcagcagcagcagcgagaGGGGGGAAGGCCGGGAAGCCCGAGCCTATCATTAGCTAGCTAGCTGGTAGCTACGAAGAGAGGAAGATCGTCGAGGCATGGATCAGCTGCTCGCCATGGCTCGGCCGGCGAGCCCCACGGCGGCCGCGCCGCACGTCGCGCACAAGATCCCGTCCGGCGACGGGCCGTACGCGAGGGCCAAGCACTTCCAGGTAATTAAGAACTTGACATCCATTTATATGCCTGCCAAGCATTTCGTGGCGATCCAATTAGGAATGCATAGTCCTTTGCTGCTGGAGCGTTTTCTATGGATCTGTGTAAAGAATGACTAGCAGTTCATGTGATATATAAAAAAGGCTGGATTTGTGAGATTCAttgtttttttcaaaaaaaaatcggGACTAGCTTACCTGCAGATTGTTGTCCACGCTCAGAGGTCTAGCTTTAAATTAACGATCTAGTATACAAATctatatttttttctttaaaCCATAGTTTAATTCTATATATAGCCATGAACTTTCTGACTATGTATAACCTAGTAAGTACATTTTAGCAAAATCAGGATTAATTAATACGCTTGTTTTGAGCTAGCACCTCTCTAACCAAGCAGCATGCGCCGATAAGCTAGGCAATAAGCAAGTTGATGAGATGGACTACTAGTGCTGCGAACTGAAAAACAAAGCGCATACTAAAGGGACAGACACTCGGCGGAACTAACGTCAACAATTGACTGACATCGAACACTTTCCCGATGGAAACTGAAGCTGGTGGAGAAGGACCTGGACGCGTCGATCGCGTGGTTCTGGAAGGCGATCAACACGGGCGACAAGGTGGACAGCGCCCTCAAGGACATGGCCGTGGTGATGAAGCAGCGCGGGTACCTGGCCGAGGCCATCGACGCCGTCAAGTCGCTGCGCCACCTCTGCCCCCGGCAGTCGCAGGAGTCGCTCGACAACATCCTCCTCGACCTCTACAAGGCCAGCGGCCGGACCAAGGAGGAGATCGAGCTGCTCAAGCACAAGCTCCGCAAGATCTACCTCGGCGAGGCGTTCCACGGCAAGGCCACCAAGCGCGCCCGCTCGCACGGCCGCAAGATCCACGTCTCCGTCAGGCAAGAAACCTCGCGCGTCCTGGTAAGCTCTTCATCGTCATGGCCAATGCATCCTTTTTACATACATGGTATTGACGCTCTAGCTTGGGCGCCGGTCATGGCCATGGCCGTGCACCACGTATACATCACAGGGCAACCTCGCGTGGGCGTACATGCAGCAGCGGAACTTcatggcggcggaggtggtgtACCGGAAGGCGCAGATGATCGACCCGGACGCCAACAAGGCGTGCAACCTCGCGCTCTGCCTCATCGAGCAGTCGCGGCTCGCCGACGCCGAGGTGGTCCTCGGCGACGTGCTCGCGGGGAGGTACCAGGCCCGCGACCAGCAGGACGGCAAGATCGTGCGGAAGGTGGAGGAGCTGCTGGCCCGGATCATGGCGCGGACGTCGCCaccgggcggcggccgtgctggCGACGACGGACGGCGCGGGGACGACGATGACTGGGTGGAGAACGAGATGTTGGCGCTGCTGGACGTGGCGGTGAAGCAGTGGGCGGCGCCGTACCGGAAGAGCAACAGGAGGCTGCCCGTCTTCGAGGAGATCTCGCCTATCTGCAGGGAGCAGATGGCTTGCTAGAAGCTAAATGCAGCAGCATCTTTTAGGGTGGACTTTAAGTGTGTGCTATGCGCTTGCATCTGTGTAGATGTTTTGTATGCATGTATTATGTGCATGTTTTGTTGTCCATCGATGCATACAAATACGTACATATATACCATTGTACCAAGTGCGTATCATCGTTTTCAGGCGAGGGTTCACCTACGGAAGGTCCTTAACAATAAATATCTTAGCAAAGATAATAAGTCAACTCAAGTGTCAAGTGCATGAACAAACTCTGCAACGAGTCACAGAGCATAAGTACCTTAACCGAGTCACAATTCACAACAATTTATACTACTATTGCAATTATTGAGAATAATAGAGAGAGCTCCATAGTCGCTTTGAGCTCAAAGATCTAGATGCAGCTAAGAACAATGTGTGATCAATGTAAACATCACTCCGCAGACATGGATTTTAGCCACGCGGTGCGATGGTAATCCGCTCCCTACGTGGCCGTTTCCCTTTCCTCTCCCGCGTTTCCTTCTTATATCTGCAGGAACAAGAACATCAAGCTGGAGGCAGTCTATGGCAGTAACCAATGGGATGCATGGGTTCTACAGTTTCACATCACCAGCAGTTGAAGTCCTTGCAGATTGTCAAGACAATGAGGAGGATCAGGGCAACCACGATGCCAAAAACGATGAGCTTCATCTTCATATTCTCCCACCACATCTTCCGCCGTATCTTTGTTCCCTGTTGCCTGAAGTCTTGTGCCTATAGGAGAAACAGGTGAATCTTGTGATAGTTTGGTAGACGAAGTGAATGAATCCCAGGCAAGAGTAAGTGTAGAATGAACCTGTGATCGTAGATCCTCCGTTTTATCAACGAGCAGTTCAATTTTCTCACCACGATCTAGCACCTGATGACCAGTATATATAGAGCCATTTAAGCACCAAATATAATGATGATTCCTCGGGTGAACAGTGTAGTAATAAAATGAGACACACCTTTTCGATGTTTTGCATCATTACTCCCTTGACCTCTGTGACTTGAGCCTTCACTTTTGCAAGCTTGTCAATCTCCTCAGGGTGCTGGTCGCAGTACCTCATGTGCTCTTTAAGTTTAGGCCTAGAAGAAAAAGACTTTCATTTAGCACTAATTCATACTGACAAAGTGACTAGTTAGCTTTTAAGTGAAAATGGTTGGAGGGGTTAATGCAAGAGGAATTTATGTTACATACCCATATTCTCGCTTGAGGCCATTGGCATTAGCAGTTTTAGCTTTCCCTCCGCTATATTTCTTGGAAAAATCTTCCTTGACCCTCTCAATGAAGCCAATTGGAAGCTGTCGGCCAGATGATTCAGTAGCAACGACGCAGTATGCTGGACAGTAAAGACATTTTGCCACATGAGAACTTGCACCGCTAACTTTCTTGTAGATGTCGACACCATATATCCTAAGATTTCTCATCTGGAAGAGCGACATTTTCTAGCAGTGTTCTGTTACTACTGAAACAATTGGAAATCAAAGAGACTATGGAAGTAGAAATGAAATGTGATTTTTTTTACATATGTACATATGTATATGAAAGGATATATAATTCACGATCAGAATTCGGAACTCACAAAGGATGCATATTTTTTTTTAGTTTCCTAGATTTGCGACGTAGACGTGCTCACAGAAATAATGACATAACAACTAAAATAAAGCACTTTTTATCTGTGCTTAGGTTATTGTAAAAATAAAAACAATGTTAACCCAAATGCTGGAAAGGGACGTCCTATGCATCCATCTATATATGGGCTAGgataagaaaaaaaataccTAAAAGTTTAACCTACAAATGTATTTTTTAGATTAACCTACAAATGTATGAAGTAATTATCCCGTCCAAAGACAAATATATTATTGGGCAAACCACATTGGTCAAATCAAACACCGCAAGCAATGCAAAGCACAGCCTTTTGCACTACAAACTGCcacaatttttttttctttccgaCAAGAAGTTTTCTCAACATCGCACTTTGGTTTCTTCTTGTCTTTATCAAGATATTAGTGCAAACTGTAAAGACATGCTTCGATTCCCTAATGCACTCCATGATCGCCATCGAGCAAATAAAAAAGTGAAAAAAGGGACACATTCTTCATTCAGACTATAGAATCACATGCTCATGATACATAATCGTCAGAAAGAGACGCCGAGGCGGTGAGAACGGGGTGCATTACTGAATCCATCATGGACGTGGTAGTTGAATGTGTGCCCGTCGCAGTTGTAGTTGAAGCGATTGTTGTTGGAAGGGAGCTTCTGCAGGCACTGCGCGGCGACGGAGGCGAAGTTGCCGGAGACCTCGGCGTGGTCCGCTAGCACAGTGGTGCCTCGCGCCACGAAGCTGTAGACCAGCGTGCGCTGCTGCCCCATCTCTCCGACCACCGACGCTGGCCTGCGCGCGGGAGCCTTGGATGTGGCGGAGCGAAGGGGTATGCGggagtggtggtggtggaggagggaCCTGACCTGAGGAGGTCGCGGTGTTTGGAGGTGCCGGAGAATTGTGGTGGCCAGAACCATGGATGCTAAGTTTAGGCAGGTGACCATTCTCCCATGGCGCTTGTGGTTGCATGCTCCTGGCATCCTTTTTTATTTGTTATCAGATTTGTTTTTTTAATTATGAGGAAAAAttacatcctaaaattaaataagGCTATCAATATAAGTGTAAGTGTTGTGCGTGTACATATAAGAAGGGGTTGAACTTGAATTGCTCTTTAAACATCACTCGAATAATCCTCTGAAGGTTACTTCAAGGGTAATATAACGTTacacttttatgtttacctgcTAGGTAGACTAAATTACAATAGTTGGTAATTTTTTTTTCAGCATGGTGATCACGCACATTGTCTTTGTGTAAAAACGAAAGAGATGCACAAATTGACGTGTGCTAAAACCAATCGGATCACTGAGGTAAATGTACACATCGAAGTGGCTGGCTGTGTTACATCTGATAATGAACTCCAGATAGCTTCATTGTCGAATGTGCGATAGTGACATGTACTGTACAAATTGAATGGGAGTCGACTATAAAATGACGAAGTGCATTGCCTTCCTACTTTGCAAGTTCTATATCAATAACACGGCACGATAGACAGGGGCGGAGCTATATAGGCTCCGGTGGGTGCCCATGCACACCTATACCAAAATGaaagttcagtgctaatcttcAGATTTCCACCTTACAAATCAGAGGGCTAGCGGAAAACTTATGGACGGCGCACCCCTCTCAGTTCAGCTCTAGCTTCAACCCTGACGATAGATGTAGATGTGACACGGTATGTCTCCGGGTCCTTGTAAAAAATTACTGCTACCCTATGATTCCAATGTCAGGCAAGTGATCCAAATTATAGTAAACTCCTGTAAATTTTCACAACATGGGGAACTCTTAAAAAATCACCACAATTACGTCTTGGATCTACTACACCTGGCCGCTGTCGCAttaaaaaagggataaaaacATTAAATTCGGAAAAGGGGAGCTGGTTGGGAATaattcgaaaaatgggtacctcccgcccgttgatcagGCGGGAaacgtggggccggggacctcccgcccgtccCCCGAGGGCCTCTTGGCAAATAAGAAAGTTATCTTATTCGCGAAGAAGTCCCTgcggggcatcccgcccgtccaacgggcgggatgtggtgccgaggggcatcccgcctgTTGGTCGGACGGGAGGTCCCcccggctatataagcccccacctGCCCAAAAAATgtcattttattcagcaaaaccagaaaaaaaagaaagggaggagaggaagagagaagaggaagcggcgaagccctgttcacatgtcgatttggaggtatattctcattctagccgtataattacttgaaaataactataatctaggaaatatttcttagagtagttatgttttgaataatttttagtattttcaattgtttttagtataatttatattctgaatagtttagattcTGGAAAATAGAATCTGGaaatcgctgaaacttagggtcgttgtgtattaatatgtagtataactagtttattaatgattgacagatatgtcttctgagaagggtattttcagtatatattacggagaaggaaatgtgatttatgggccgaatggggtagatttaagtgaatttaactgtgcggtcagaggaattaccagaccgcacgagaggacatttgaatccctatgcaactggttaatgaggggattaaggattaatcaggagacacacattGTGAgttgcgtcataaatcgtaccactcacgctttgatctgggagcttatgccacttggaagcaacgaggactggttaacttatctgcaaaatgcaagtcattagCAGTGGCCATTGGTACTTCTTGTCAGAGTGCaccagaaccctttgataaacattgaagctgctccgggggatgaaaatattgatgaagaatttgaggaggcaaacattgaggcagatGCCACCGCAGCACcacaatgcgtggctgatgggGGCGAGAACATACCctacatattgcagcgggtctttttcagcttgagTCCATGCATTAATGCATTCCAACACTGCGGGCCTCTACTGTGCATCgatgggacctttctcacaggaaagtatagattgcaaattctaatagctattggagtggatggaaacaatcaaatagttcctgttgcttttgcttttgttgagagtgagaacacagacagttggtactggttcctgAAACGGGTTAAggttgcagtcgttcgggatagggaagatgtctgcctgattcatgatcgtcacgccggcatactgagggcaatactagatttgcaggaggggtgtgtggagaccgaagagccgcccaagtggcgtgatgttcgcagtaggtggtgcatgaaacatatcggtgcaaactttttctggcaattcaagaacaagcaccttatggatatgttcaagaggctatgcaaggaaacaaatcagcaaaaatttaacaagcagtggcagaaacttgatgaactgactgggaagaaaagaagcaaggacgcatcaaaaaacagaactgcacaggatgaagcagaggtTTTGTGttctttgccaacagatactgcacgtactcgcagaaggtctgggtcagctgtgaaaaccttttctgaatggattgagaatgaatcgaaggagaagtgggcgttaatttacgataccgatggtgcaaggtacggcataatgaccaccaacttcgccgaggtttacaa from Panicum hallii strain FIL2 chromosome 9, PHallii_v3.1, whole genome shotgun sequence includes:
- the LOC112877978 gene encoding RNA-binding protein FUS-like isoform X1 — translated: MDRYQRVEKPRPNAAAISENEIRITTQGLIRNYVTYATSLLQEKRVKEIVLKAMGQAISKTVAITEIIKKRIPGLHQDTIISSVSITDVWEPIEEGLVPLEMTRHVSMISISLSPKELNKNSPGYQAPLHSEQLKPQRYQQPQQYQQHQPRQNQGQTDSYGRGRGRGRGRGRGWGGRGGYGGGYGGYEYDNQGGYGGGYGHQGGYGHQGGYGNQGGYHNQGGYGGYGYNQGGYGGYENGGGWNYNRNRGGGGGRGRGNWGYGGPGYDRGGRGAGGPGGRGYARGRGRMGGGRGRNQNY
- the LOC112877978 gene encoding probable H/ACA ribonucleoprotein complex subunit 1 isoform X2, coding for MDRYQRVEKPRPNAAAISENEIRITTQGLIRNYVTYATSLLQEKRVKEIVLKAMGQAISKTVAITEIIKKRIPGLHQDTIISSVSITDVWEPIEEGLVPLEMTRHVSMISISLSPKELNKNSPGYQAPLHSEQLKPQRYQQPQQYQQHQPRQNQDSYGRGRGRGRGRGRGWGGRGGYGGGYGGYEYDNQGGYGGGYGHQGGYGHQGGYGNQGGYHNQGGYGGYGYNQGGYGGYENGGGWNYNRNRGGGGGRGRGNWGYGGPGYDRGGRGAGGPGGRGYARGRGRMGGGRGRNQNY
- the LOC112877977 gene encoding protein SULFUR DEFICIENCY-INDUCED 2-like; protein product: MDQLLAMARPASPTAAAPHVAHKIPSGDGPYARAKHFQLVEKDLDASIAWFWKAINTGDKVDSALKDMAVVMKQRGYLAEAIDAVKSLRHLCPRQSQESLDNILLDLYKASGRTKEEIELLKHKLRKIYLGEAFHGKATKRARSHGRKIHVSVRQETSRVLGNLAWAYMQQRNFMAAEVVYRKAQMIDPDANKACNLALCLIEQSRLADAEVVLGDVLAGRYQARDQQDGKIVRKVEELLARIMARTSPPGGGRAGDDGRRGDDDDWVENEMLALLDVAVKQWAAPYRKSNRRLPVFEEISPICREQMAC
- the LOC112877073 gene encoding putative vesicle-associated membrane protein 726, whose amino-acid sequence is MGQQRTLVYSFVARGTTVLADHAEVSGNFASVAAQCLQKLPSNNNRFNYNCDGHTFNYHVHDGFTYCVVATESSGRQLPIGFIERVKEDFSKKYSGGKAKTANANGLKREYGPKLKEHMRYCDQHPEEIDKLAKVKAQVTEVKGVMMQNIEKVLDRGEKIELLVDKTEDLRSQAQDFRQQGTKIRRKMWWENMKMKLIVFGIVVALILLIVLTICKDFNCW